The Cyprinus carpio isolate SPL01 chromosome A5, ASM1834038v1, whole genome shotgun sequence genome has a segment encoding these proteins:
- the LOC109071480 gene encoding rab GTPase-binding effector protein 1-like isoform X4, with product MAEQASGSSRPPPHDGVLQQLAAEQEQDRTDFLKLKQQLEMEFNQKRAKFKELYLSKEEELKRQAAILDKAQAELSSVQTQLAEAKAEMENIKAVATVSENTKQEAIDQVKQQWQEEVASLQAIMKDAEREVKLQFQQKLEQERAQWAQYRDGVEREIAELRRRLSEGQEEENLENEMKKAQEDAEKLRSVVMPMESEIAALKAKLSSSEDRVKELEGAKVKDLNHVLEAEKSCRTDLEMYVAVLNTQKSVLQEDAEKLRKELHEVVHLLELERQQHNQLKHTWHRANDQFLESQRLLMQDMQRIESVLSSEQLRQVEEMKKRDQEEDEKERLSQANEASEDDGTEHAEAVEDSLLGLSIEESHLSQSIHSSLHSLDADTPSRLDASDPYKDGLRRVQSTDSLGSSGGVLQSHGLGGQNNKAKSASQLDESDFGPLVGADCGGFDSMDTSSMSSLQPGHFLLTKDQEKAITAMTPEQEETASLLSSISHIADTAYLPPSGNRLVSESEWNLLQQELKNAGRKLGRRCDMCSNYEKQLQVIQGQEAETRDQVKKLQAMLRQANDQLERTMNERQEFEDSVKQASEETTAKISELKQKVQESESLVSTLQQAFSQAKRNTQEQMAVLLQSREQVTEELNRLQRDNESLQGKHRLHMTLQQQEDFHMPATVQELQKLVLQYREDIVSARTAAEHLEEKLKAEILFLKEQIQAEQCLKENLEDTLQLEIEGCKEEIASFSSLKTELERVKSEKEQLESSLAEKSQMLESVQGLKNSLEEQLKNALGSKSALETQVFEEKDKAQRLQTELDVSEQVQRDFVKLSQTLQVQMERIRQADSLERIRAILNGTNLTDISQLPET from the exons ATGGCCGAGCAGGCCTCGGGATCCTCCCGGCCGCCTCCACATGACG GGGTTCTGCAGCAGCTCGCGGCCGAGCAAGAGCAGGATCGAACCGACTTCCTGAAGCTCAAACAACAGCTGGAGATGGAGTTCAACCAGAAGCGGGCCAAATTTAAGGAACTCTATCTGTCTAAAGAAG aggagcTGAAGAGGCAGGCTGCTATACTTGACAAGGCTCAGGCAGAGCTGAGCAGTGTGCAGACGCAGCTGGCCGAGGCTAAAGCAGAGATGGAGAACATTAAAGCGGTGGCCACCGTCTCTGAGAACACAAAGCAGGAAGCCATCGACCAGGTCAAGCAGCAGTGGCAGGAGGAGGTGGCGTCACTGCAGGCTATTATGAAAG ATGCAGAGCGGGAAGTTAAGTTGCAGTTCCAGCAGAAGTTGGAGCAGGAGCGCGCTCAGTGGGCACAGTACCGCGACGGGGTGGAGCGAGAGATAGCTGAGCTCCGCCGCCGTCTCTCTGAGGGACAGGAGGAGGAGAATTTAGAGAACGAGATGAAGAAG GCTCAGGAGGATGCAGAGAAGCTACGCTCGGTGGTGATGCCAATGGAGAGTGAGATTGCAGCACTGAAGGCCAAACTGTCAAGCTCAGAAGATCGAGTTAAGGAACTCGAGGGAGCGAAG GTGAAGGACCTCAATCACGTCCTGGAGGCTGAGAAATCCTGCCGAACAGACTTGGAGATGTATGTTGCTGTCCTCAACACCCAGAAATCTGTCCTTCAAGAGGACGCAGAAAAACTTAGGAAAGAACTACATGAAG TGGTTCACCTGCTGGAGTTGGAGCGACAGCAGCACAATCAGCTGAAACACACTTGGCACCGTGCCAACGATCAGTTCCTGGAGTCACAGCGGCTGCTGATGCAAGACATGCAGCGCATTGAGAGCGTTCTGTCCTCCGAGCAGCTGCGGCAGGTGGAGGAGATGAAGAAGAGGGATCAG GAAGAAGATGAGAAGGAAAGACTGAGCCAGGCTAATGAGGCCAGTGAGGATGATGGGACAGAGCATGCAGAAGCAGTGGAGGACTCTCTGCTCGGACTCTCCAtagaagag TCCCACCTCAGCCAGAGCATCCATAGCTCTTTACACTCTCTGGACGCAGACACCCCGAGTCGTCTGGATGCCTCTGACCCTTATAAGGATGGGCTTCGGAGGGTGCAGTCCACTGACAGCCTGGGTTCTTCAGGAGGGGTCCTACAGTCTCACGGGCTGGGCGGACAAAACAACAAGGCCAAGTCAGCCAGCCAGCTGGACGAGTCAGACTTTGGTCCTCTAGTGGGGGCAGACTGTGGGGGCTTTGACAGTATGGACACCTCCTCCATGTCATCCCTCCAGCCGGGACACTTTCTCCTCACCAAGGACCAGGAGAAGGCCATTACGGCCATGACCCCAGAGCAGGAGGAAACTGCATCACTCCTGTCCAGCATCTCTCATATTGCCGATACAGCTTACCTTCCTCCGTCTGGCAACCGATTGGTCAGCGAGAGCGAGTGGAATCTGCTGCAGCAAGAG TTGAAGAACGCTGGAAGGAAGTTGGGGCGGCGATGTGATATGTGCTCTAATTATGAGAAACAGCTGCAGGTCATTCAGGGACAAGAGGCCGAGACACgagatcag GTTAAAAAGCTTCAGGCCATGTTGCGGCAGGCGAACGATCAGCTGGAGCGGACAATGAATGAGAGGCAGGAGTTTGAGGACTCTGTCAAACAGGCCAGTGAGGAAACTACTGCCAAG ATCTCAGAGTTGAAGCAGAAAGTTCAGGAGTCTGAGTCTCTCGTAAGCACTCTCCAACAGGCCTTCAGCCAGGCCAAGAGGAACACCCAGGAACAGATG gctgTGCTGCTACAGTCCAGAGAGCAGGTGACTGAAGAGCTGAACAGACTGCAGAGAGATAATGAGAGTCTTCAGGGTAAACACAGACTTCACATGACGCTGCAGCAGCAAGAGGACTTTCACATGCCCGCCACTGTACAG GAGCTTCAGAAGCTGGTGTTGCAGTACAGGGAGGACATTGTTTCTGCGCGCACAGCAGCAGAGCATTTGGAGGAGAAGCTGAAGGCTGAAATTCTGTTCTTGAAGGAGCAGATTCAGGCAGAGCAGTGTCTCAAAGAGAATCTGGAGGACACTCTACAGCTGGAGATAGAGGGCTGTAAAGAAGAGATCG CATCTTTTTCCAGCTTGAAAACAGAACTGGAACGAGTGAAGAGTGAGAAGGAGCAG CTGGAGAGCAGCTTGGCAGAGAAGAGCCAGATGCTGGAGAGCGTCCAGGGCCTGAAGAACAGTCTGGAGGAACAGCTGAAAAACGCCCTCGGCAGCAAG agtGCTTTGGAGACTCAGGTGTTTGAAGAGAAAGATAAGGCACAGAGACTTCAGACAGAGCTGGATGTCAGCGAGCAGGTCCAGAGAGATTTCGTCAAACTGTCCCAGACCCTTCAG GTGCAAATGGAGCGTATCCGGCAGGCAGACTCATTAGAGAGGATCCGTGCCATCCTCAACGGCACCAACCTAACAGACATCAGCCAGCTTCCTGAGacatga
- the LOC109071480 gene encoding rab GTPase-binding effector protein 1-like isoform X2, with product MAEQASGSSRPPPHDGVLQQLAAEQEQDRTDFLKLKQQLEMEFNQKRAKFKELYLSKEEELKRQAAILDKAQAELSSVQTQLAEAKAEMENIKAVATVSENTKQEAIDQVKQQWQEEVASLQAIMKDAEREVKLQFQQKLEQERAQWAQYRDGVEREIAELRRRLSEGQEEENLENEMKKAQEDAEKLRSVVMPMESEIAALKAKLSSSEDRVKELEGAKVKDLNHVLEAEKSCRTDLEMYVAVLNTQKSVLQEDAEKLRKELHEVVHLLELERQQHNQLKHTWHRANDQFLESQRLLMQDMQRIESVLSSEQLRQVEEMKKRDQEEDEKERLSQANEASEDDGTEHAEAVEDSLLGLSIEESHLSQSIHSSLHSLDADTPSRLDASDPYKDGLRRVQSTDSLGSSGGVLQSHGLGGQNNKAKSASQLDESDFGPLVGADCGGFDSMDTSSMSSLQPGHFLLTKDQEKAITAMTPEQEETASLLSSISHIADTAYLPPSGNRLVSESEWNLLQQELKNAGRKLGRRCDMCSNYEKQLQVIQGQEAETRDQVKKLQAMLRQANDQLERTMNERQEFEDSVKQASEETTAKISELKQKVQESESLVSTLQQAFSQAKRNTQEQMAVLLQSREQVTEELNRLQRDNESLQGKHRLHMTLQQQEDFHMPATVQELQKLVLQYREDIVSARTAAEHLEEKLKAEILFLKEQIQAEQCLKENLEDTLQLEIEGCKEEIDILEASFSSLKTELERVKSEKEQLESSLAEKSQMLESVQGLKNSLEEQLKNALGSKSALETQVFEEKDKAQRLQTELDVSEQVQRDFVKLSQTLQVQMERIRQADSLERIRAILNGTNLTDISQLPET from the exons ATGGCCGAGCAGGCCTCGGGATCCTCCCGGCCGCCTCCACATGACG GGGTTCTGCAGCAGCTCGCGGCCGAGCAAGAGCAGGATCGAACCGACTTCCTGAAGCTCAAACAACAGCTGGAGATGGAGTTCAACCAGAAGCGGGCCAAATTTAAGGAACTCTATCTGTCTAAAGAAG aggagcTGAAGAGGCAGGCTGCTATACTTGACAAGGCTCAGGCAGAGCTGAGCAGTGTGCAGACGCAGCTGGCCGAGGCTAAAGCAGAGATGGAGAACATTAAAGCGGTGGCCACCGTCTCTGAGAACACAAAGCAGGAAGCCATCGACCAGGTCAAGCAGCAGTGGCAGGAGGAGGTGGCGTCACTGCAGGCTATTATGAAAG ATGCAGAGCGGGAAGTTAAGTTGCAGTTCCAGCAGAAGTTGGAGCAGGAGCGCGCTCAGTGGGCACAGTACCGCGACGGGGTGGAGCGAGAGATAGCTGAGCTCCGCCGCCGTCTCTCTGAGGGACAGGAGGAGGAGAATTTAGAGAACGAGATGAAGAAG GCTCAGGAGGATGCAGAGAAGCTACGCTCGGTGGTGATGCCAATGGAGAGTGAGATTGCAGCACTGAAGGCCAAACTGTCAAGCTCAGAAGATCGAGTTAAGGAACTCGAGGGAGCGAAG GTGAAGGACCTCAATCACGTCCTGGAGGCTGAGAAATCCTGCCGAACAGACTTGGAGATGTATGTTGCTGTCCTCAACACCCAGAAATCTGTCCTTCAAGAGGACGCAGAAAAACTTAGGAAAGAACTACATGAAG TGGTTCACCTGCTGGAGTTGGAGCGACAGCAGCACAATCAGCTGAAACACACTTGGCACCGTGCCAACGATCAGTTCCTGGAGTCACAGCGGCTGCTGATGCAAGACATGCAGCGCATTGAGAGCGTTCTGTCCTCCGAGCAGCTGCGGCAGGTGGAGGAGATGAAGAAGAGGGATCAG GAAGAAGATGAGAAGGAAAGACTGAGCCAGGCTAATGAGGCCAGTGAGGATGATGGGACAGAGCATGCAGAAGCAGTGGAGGACTCTCTGCTCGGACTCTCCAtagaagag TCCCACCTCAGCCAGAGCATCCATAGCTCTTTACACTCTCTGGACGCAGACACCCCGAGTCGTCTGGATGCCTCTGACCCTTATAAGGATGGGCTTCGGAGGGTGCAGTCCACTGACAGCCTGGGTTCTTCAGGAGGGGTCCTACAGTCTCACGGGCTGGGCGGACAAAACAACAAGGCCAAGTCAGCCAGCCAGCTGGACGAGTCAGACTTTGGTCCTCTAGTGGGGGCAGACTGTGGGGGCTTTGACAGTATGGACACCTCCTCCATGTCATCCCTCCAGCCGGGACACTTTCTCCTCACCAAGGACCAGGAGAAGGCCATTACGGCCATGACCCCAGAGCAGGAGGAAACTGCATCACTCCTGTCCAGCATCTCTCATATTGCCGATACAGCTTACCTTCCTCCGTCTGGCAACCGATTGGTCAGCGAGAGCGAGTGGAATCTGCTGCAGCAAGAG TTGAAGAACGCTGGAAGGAAGTTGGGGCGGCGATGTGATATGTGCTCTAATTATGAGAAACAGCTGCAGGTCATTCAGGGACAAGAGGCCGAGACACgagatcag GTTAAAAAGCTTCAGGCCATGTTGCGGCAGGCGAACGATCAGCTGGAGCGGACAATGAATGAGAGGCAGGAGTTTGAGGACTCTGTCAAACAGGCCAGTGAGGAAACTACTGCCAAG ATCTCAGAGTTGAAGCAGAAAGTTCAGGAGTCTGAGTCTCTCGTAAGCACTCTCCAACAGGCCTTCAGCCAGGCCAAGAGGAACACCCAGGAACAGATG gctgTGCTGCTACAGTCCAGAGAGCAGGTGACTGAAGAGCTGAACAGACTGCAGAGAGATAATGAGAGTCTTCAGGGTAAACACAGACTTCACATGACGCTGCAGCAGCAAGAGGACTTTCACATGCCCGCCACTGTACAG GAGCTTCAGAAGCTGGTGTTGCAGTACAGGGAGGACATTGTTTCTGCGCGCACAGCAGCAGAGCATTTGGAGGAGAAGCTGAAGGCTGAAATTCTGTTCTTGAAGGAGCAGATTCAGGCAGAGCAGTGTCTCAAAGAGAATCTGGAGGACACTCTACAGCTGGAGATAGAGGGCTGTAAAGAAGAGATCG ACATCCTGGAAG CATCTTTTTCCAGCTTGAAAACAGAACTGGAACGAGTGAAGAGTGAGAAGGAGCAG CTGGAGAGCAGCTTGGCAGAGAAGAGCCAGATGCTGGAGAGCGTCCAGGGCCTGAAGAACAGTCTGGAGGAACAGCTGAAAAACGCCCTCGGCAGCAAG agtGCTTTGGAGACTCAGGTGTTTGAAGAGAAAGATAAGGCACAGAGACTTCAGACAGAGCTGGATGTCAGCGAGCAGGTCCAGAGAGATTTCGTCAAACTGTCCCAGACCCTTCAG GTGCAAATGGAGCGTATCCGGCAGGCAGACTCATTAGAGAGGATCCGTGCCATCCTCAACGGCACCAACCTAACAGACATCAGCCAGCTTCCTGAGacatga
- the LOC109071480 gene encoding rab GTPase-binding effector protein 1-like isoform X3, producing MAEQASGSSRPPPHDAGVLQQLAAEQEQDRTDFLKLKQQLEMEFNQKRAKFKELYLSKEEELKRQAAILDKAQAELSSVQTQLAEAKAEMENIKAVATVSENTKQEAIDQVKQQWQEEVASLQAIMKDAEREVKLQFQQKLEQERAQWAQYRDGVEREIAELRRRLSEGQEEENLENEMKKAQEDAEKLRSVVMPMESEIAALKAKLSSSEDRVKELEGAKVKDLNHVLEAEKSCRTDLEMYVAVLNTQKSVLQEDAEKLRKELHEVVHLLELERQQHNQLKHTWHRANDQFLESQRLLMQDMQRIESVLSSEQLRQVEEMKKRDQEEDEKERLSQANEASEDDGTEHAEAVEDSLLGLSIEESHLSQSIHSSLHSLDADTPSRLDASDPYKDGLRRVQSTDSLGSSGGVLQSHGLGGQNNKAKSASQLDESDFGPLVGADCGGFDSMDTSSMSSLQPGHFLLTKDQEKAITAMTPEQEETASLLSSISHIADTAYLPPSGNRLVSESEWNLLQQELKNAGRKLGRRCDMCSNYEKQLQVIQGQEAETRDQVKKLQAMLRQANDQLERTMNERQEFEDSVKQASEETTAKISELKQKVQESESLVSTLQQAFSQAKRNTQEQMAVLLQSREQVTEELNRLQRDNESLQGKHRLHMTLQQQEDFHMPATVQELQKLVLQYREDIVSARTAAEHLEEKLKAEILFLKEQIQAEQCLKENLEDTLQLEIEGCKEEIASFSSLKTELERVKSEKEQLESSLAEKSQMLESVQGLKNSLEEQLKNALGSKSALETQVFEEKDKAQRLQTELDVSEQVQRDFVKLSQTLQVQMERIRQADSLERIRAILNGTNLTDISQLPET from the exons ATGGCCGAGCAGGCCTCGGGATCCTCCCGGCCGCCTCCACATGACG CAGGGGTTCTGCAGCAGCTCGCGGCCGAGCAAGAGCAGGATCGAACCGACTTCCTGAAGCTCAAACAACAGCTGGAGATGGAGTTCAACCAGAAGCGGGCCAAATTTAAGGAACTCTATCTGTCTAAAGAAG aggagcTGAAGAGGCAGGCTGCTATACTTGACAAGGCTCAGGCAGAGCTGAGCAGTGTGCAGACGCAGCTGGCCGAGGCTAAAGCAGAGATGGAGAACATTAAAGCGGTGGCCACCGTCTCTGAGAACACAAAGCAGGAAGCCATCGACCAGGTCAAGCAGCAGTGGCAGGAGGAGGTGGCGTCACTGCAGGCTATTATGAAAG ATGCAGAGCGGGAAGTTAAGTTGCAGTTCCAGCAGAAGTTGGAGCAGGAGCGCGCTCAGTGGGCACAGTACCGCGACGGGGTGGAGCGAGAGATAGCTGAGCTCCGCCGCCGTCTCTCTGAGGGACAGGAGGAGGAGAATTTAGAGAACGAGATGAAGAAG GCTCAGGAGGATGCAGAGAAGCTACGCTCGGTGGTGATGCCAATGGAGAGTGAGATTGCAGCACTGAAGGCCAAACTGTCAAGCTCAGAAGATCGAGTTAAGGAACTCGAGGGAGCGAAG GTGAAGGACCTCAATCACGTCCTGGAGGCTGAGAAATCCTGCCGAACAGACTTGGAGATGTATGTTGCTGTCCTCAACACCCAGAAATCTGTCCTTCAAGAGGACGCAGAAAAACTTAGGAAAGAACTACATGAAG TGGTTCACCTGCTGGAGTTGGAGCGACAGCAGCACAATCAGCTGAAACACACTTGGCACCGTGCCAACGATCAGTTCCTGGAGTCACAGCGGCTGCTGATGCAAGACATGCAGCGCATTGAGAGCGTTCTGTCCTCCGAGCAGCTGCGGCAGGTGGAGGAGATGAAGAAGAGGGATCAG GAAGAAGATGAGAAGGAAAGACTGAGCCAGGCTAATGAGGCCAGTGAGGATGATGGGACAGAGCATGCAGAAGCAGTGGAGGACTCTCTGCTCGGACTCTCCAtagaagag TCCCACCTCAGCCAGAGCATCCATAGCTCTTTACACTCTCTGGACGCAGACACCCCGAGTCGTCTGGATGCCTCTGACCCTTATAAGGATGGGCTTCGGAGGGTGCAGTCCACTGACAGCCTGGGTTCTTCAGGAGGGGTCCTACAGTCTCACGGGCTGGGCGGACAAAACAACAAGGCCAAGTCAGCCAGCCAGCTGGACGAGTCAGACTTTGGTCCTCTAGTGGGGGCAGACTGTGGGGGCTTTGACAGTATGGACACCTCCTCCATGTCATCCCTCCAGCCGGGACACTTTCTCCTCACCAAGGACCAGGAGAAGGCCATTACGGCCATGACCCCAGAGCAGGAGGAAACTGCATCACTCCTGTCCAGCATCTCTCATATTGCCGATACAGCTTACCTTCCTCCGTCTGGCAACCGATTGGTCAGCGAGAGCGAGTGGAATCTGCTGCAGCAAGAG TTGAAGAACGCTGGAAGGAAGTTGGGGCGGCGATGTGATATGTGCTCTAATTATGAGAAACAGCTGCAGGTCATTCAGGGACAAGAGGCCGAGACACgagatcag GTTAAAAAGCTTCAGGCCATGTTGCGGCAGGCGAACGATCAGCTGGAGCGGACAATGAATGAGAGGCAGGAGTTTGAGGACTCTGTCAAACAGGCCAGTGAGGAAACTACTGCCAAG ATCTCAGAGTTGAAGCAGAAAGTTCAGGAGTCTGAGTCTCTCGTAAGCACTCTCCAACAGGCCTTCAGCCAGGCCAAGAGGAACACCCAGGAACAGATG gctgTGCTGCTACAGTCCAGAGAGCAGGTGACTGAAGAGCTGAACAGACTGCAGAGAGATAATGAGAGTCTTCAGGGTAAACACAGACTTCACATGACGCTGCAGCAGCAAGAGGACTTTCACATGCCCGCCACTGTACAG GAGCTTCAGAAGCTGGTGTTGCAGTACAGGGAGGACATTGTTTCTGCGCGCACAGCAGCAGAGCATTTGGAGGAGAAGCTGAAGGCTGAAATTCTGTTCTTGAAGGAGCAGATTCAGGCAGAGCAGTGTCTCAAAGAGAATCTGGAGGACACTCTACAGCTGGAGATAGAGGGCTGTAAAGAAGAGATCG CATCTTTTTCCAGCTTGAAAACAGAACTGGAACGAGTGAAGAGTGAGAAGGAGCAG CTGGAGAGCAGCTTGGCAGAGAAGAGCCAGATGCTGGAGAGCGTCCAGGGCCTGAAGAACAGTCTGGAGGAACAGCTGAAAAACGCCCTCGGCAGCAAG agtGCTTTGGAGACTCAGGTGTTTGAAGAGAAAGATAAGGCACAGAGACTTCAGACAGAGCTGGATGTCAGCGAGCAGGTCCAGAGAGATTTCGTCAAACTGTCCCAGACCCTTCAG GTGCAAATGGAGCGTATCCGGCAGGCAGACTCATTAGAGAGGATCCGTGCCATCCTCAACGGCACCAACCTAACAGACATCAGCCAGCTTCCTGAGacatga
- the LOC109071480 gene encoding rab GTPase-binding effector protein 1-like isoform X1: protein MAEQASGSSRPPPHDAGVLQQLAAEQEQDRTDFLKLKQQLEMEFNQKRAKFKELYLSKEEELKRQAAILDKAQAELSSVQTQLAEAKAEMENIKAVATVSENTKQEAIDQVKQQWQEEVASLQAIMKDAEREVKLQFQQKLEQERAQWAQYRDGVEREIAELRRRLSEGQEEENLENEMKKAQEDAEKLRSVVMPMESEIAALKAKLSSSEDRVKELEGAKVKDLNHVLEAEKSCRTDLEMYVAVLNTQKSVLQEDAEKLRKELHEVVHLLELERQQHNQLKHTWHRANDQFLESQRLLMQDMQRIESVLSSEQLRQVEEMKKRDQEEDEKERLSQANEASEDDGTEHAEAVEDSLLGLSIEESHLSQSIHSSLHSLDADTPSRLDASDPYKDGLRRVQSTDSLGSSGGVLQSHGLGGQNNKAKSASQLDESDFGPLVGADCGGFDSMDTSSMSSLQPGHFLLTKDQEKAITAMTPEQEETASLLSSISHIADTAYLPPSGNRLVSESEWNLLQQELKNAGRKLGRRCDMCSNYEKQLQVIQGQEAETRDQVKKLQAMLRQANDQLERTMNERQEFEDSVKQASEETTAKISELKQKVQESESLVSTLQQAFSQAKRNTQEQMAVLLQSREQVTEELNRLQRDNESLQGKHRLHMTLQQQEDFHMPATVQELQKLVLQYREDIVSARTAAEHLEEKLKAEILFLKEQIQAEQCLKENLEDTLQLEIEGCKEEIDILEASFSSLKTELERVKSEKEQLESSLAEKSQMLESVQGLKNSLEEQLKNALGSKSALETQVFEEKDKAQRLQTELDVSEQVQRDFVKLSQTLQVQMERIRQADSLERIRAILNGTNLTDISQLPET, encoded by the exons ATGGCCGAGCAGGCCTCGGGATCCTCCCGGCCGCCTCCACATGACG CAGGGGTTCTGCAGCAGCTCGCGGCCGAGCAAGAGCAGGATCGAACCGACTTCCTGAAGCTCAAACAACAGCTGGAGATGGAGTTCAACCAGAAGCGGGCCAAATTTAAGGAACTCTATCTGTCTAAAGAAG aggagcTGAAGAGGCAGGCTGCTATACTTGACAAGGCTCAGGCAGAGCTGAGCAGTGTGCAGACGCAGCTGGCCGAGGCTAAAGCAGAGATGGAGAACATTAAAGCGGTGGCCACCGTCTCTGAGAACACAAAGCAGGAAGCCATCGACCAGGTCAAGCAGCAGTGGCAGGAGGAGGTGGCGTCACTGCAGGCTATTATGAAAG ATGCAGAGCGGGAAGTTAAGTTGCAGTTCCAGCAGAAGTTGGAGCAGGAGCGCGCTCAGTGGGCACAGTACCGCGACGGGGTGGAGCGAGAGATAGCTGAGCTCCGCCGCCGTCTCTCTGAGGGACAGGAGGAGGAGAATTTAGAGAACGAGATGAAGAAG GCTCAGGAGGATGCAGAGAAGCTACGCTCGGTGGTGATGCCAATGGAGAGTGAGATTGCAGCACTGAAGGCCAAACTGTCAAGCTCAGAAGATCGAGTTAAGGAACTCGAGGGAGCGAAG GTGAAGGACCTCAATCACGTCCTGGAGGCTGAGAAATCCTGCCGAACAGACTTGGAGATGTATGTTGCTGTCCTCAACACCCAGAAATCTGTCCTTCAAGAGGACGCAGAAAAACTTAGGAAAGAACTACATGAAG TGGTTCACCTGCTGGAGTTGGAGCGACAGCAGCACAATCAGCTGAAACACACTTGGCACCGTGCCAACGATCAGTTCCTGGAGTCACAGCGGCTGCTGATGCAAGACATGCAGCGCATTGAGAGCGTTCTGTCCTCCGAGCAGCTGCGGCAGGTGGAGGAGATGAAGAAGAGGGATCAG GAAGAAGATGAGAAGGAAAGACTGAGCCAGGCTAATGAGGCCAGTGAGGATGATGGGACAGAGCATGCAGAAGCAGTGGAGGACTCTCTGCTCGGACTCTCCAtagaagag TCCCACCTCAGCCAGAGCATCCATAGCTCTTTACACTCTCTGGACGCAGACACCCCGAGTCGTCTGGATGCCTCTGACCCTTATAAGGATGGGCTTCGGAGGGTGCAGTCCACTGACAGCCTGGGTTCTTCAGGAGGGGTCCTACAGTCTCACGGGCTGGGCGGACAAAACAACAAGGCCAAGTCAGCCAGCCAGCTGGACGAGTCAGACTTTGGTCCTCTAGTGGGGGCAGACTGTGGGGGCTTTGACAGTATGGACACCTCCTCCATGTCATCCCTCCAGCCGGGACACTTTCTCCTCACCAAGGACCAGGAGAAGGCCATTACGGCCATGACCCCAGAGCAGGAGGAAACTGCATCACTCCTGTCCAGCATCTCTCATATTGCCGATACAGCTTACCTTCCTCCGTCTGGCAACCGATTGGTCAGCGAGAGCGAGTGGAATCTGCTGCAGCAAGAG TTGAAGAACGCTGGAAGGAAGTTGGGGCGGCGATGTGATATGTGCTCTAATTATGAGAAACAGCTGCAGGTCATTCAGGGACAAGAGGCCGAGACACgagatcag GTTAAAAAGCTTCAGGCCATGTTGCGGCAGGCGAACGATCAGCTGGAGCGGACAATGAATGAGAGGCAGGAGTTTGAGGACTCTGTCAAACAGGCCAGTGAGGAAACTACTGCCAAG ATCTCAGAGTTGAAGCAGAAAGTTCAGGAGTCTGAGTCTCTCGTAAGCACTCTCCAACAGGCCTTCAGCCAGGCCAAGAGGAACACCCAGGAACAGATG gctgTGCTGCTACAGTCCAGAGAGCAGGTGACTGAAGAGCTGAACAGACTGCAGAGAGATAATGAGAGTCTTCAGGGTAAACACAGACTTCACATGACGCTGCAGCAGCAAGAGGACTTTCACATGCCCGCCACTGTACAG GAGCTTCAGAAGCTGGTGTTGCAGTACAGGGAGGACATTGTTTCTGCGCGCACAGCAGCAGAGCATTTGGAGGAGAAGCTGAAGGCTGAAATTCTGTTCTTGAAGGAGCAGATTCAGGCAGAGCAGTGTCTCAAAGAGAATCTGGAGGACACTCTACAGCTGGAGATAGAGGGCTGTAAAGAAGAGATCG ACATCCTGGAAG CATCTTTTTCCAGCTTGAAAACAGAACTGGAACGAGTGAAGAGTGAGAAGGAGCAG CTGGAGAGCAGCTTGGCAGAGAAGAGCCAGATGCTGGAGAGCGTCCAGGGCCTGAAGAACAGTCTGGAGGAACAGCTGAAAAACGCCCTCGGCAGCAAG agtGCTTTGGAGACTCAGGTGTTTGAAGAGAAAGATAAGGCACAGAGACTTCAGACAGAGCTGGATGTCAGCGAGCAGGTCCAGAGAGATTTCGTCAAACTGTCCCAGACCCTTCAG GTGCAAATGGAGCGTATCCGGCAGGCAGACTCATTAGAGAGGATCCGTGCCATCCTCAACGGCACCAACCTAACAGACATCAGCCAGCTTCCTGAGacatga